In a single window of the Streptacidiphilus sp. P02-A3a genome:
- a CDS encoding TetR/AcrR family transcriptional regulator, with translation MPGVSKDNRIERGNQTRRLILGRTVQIASVEGLEGLSLGRLASELELSKSGVFALFGSKEELQLATVRAAIKIYIEHVVQPARDVPPGIGRIWTMCSTWLTYSEQRVFPGGCFFYSVTAEYDARKGLVHDTVVQARDNWLSFVEQTIEGARTAGEVDQDIDVPQLAFELTAFLEAANAESVLHDDATSYPKATKAVLNRLRAIATDPSLLPDSP, from the coding sequence ATGCCAGGCGTGAGCAAGGACAACCGGATCGAGCGGGGCAACCAGACCCGTCGACTGATCCTGGGACGTACCGTCCAGATCGCGTCAGTGGAAGGCCTGGAAGGCCTGTCGCTCGGCCGGCTGGCCTCTGAACTGGAACTCAGCAAGAGCGGCGTGTTCGCCCTGTTCGGTTCCAAGGAGGAGCTGCAACTCGCCACCGTCCGCGCCGCCATAAAGATCTACATCGAGCACGTGGTCCAGCCCGCACGCGACGTCCCGCCCGGCATCGGCCGGATCTGGACCATGTGCAGCACCTGGCTCACCTACTCCGAGCAGCGGGTCTTCCCCGGCGGCTGCTTCTTCTACTCGGTGACCGCCGAGTACGACGCCCGCAAGGGCCTGGTCCACGATACGGTGGTCCAGGCCCGCGACAACTGGCTCTCCTTCGTGGAGCAGACCATCGAGGGCGCGCGTACGGCCGGTGAGGTGGACCAGGACATCGACGTCCCCCAACTCGCCTTCGAGCTGACCGCGTTCCTTGAGGCGGCCAACGCCGAGTCGGTCCTGCACGACGACGCGACCAGCTATCCCAAGGCAACCAAGGCTGTCCTCAACCGGCTGCGCGCCATCGCCACCGATCCGTCGCTGCTGCCCGACAGTCCCTGA
- a CDS encoding alpha/beta hydrolase has product MAFDPQFQALYQARAAHDVRPLYTMTLDEARAADLAAIQADAGTPEPVAEVVDRFFPGPQGPLPIRIYRPTPPDGQVPEQLPVLVYFFGGGWTLGSLDTGDAICRSLTNAVGCLTVAVGYRLAPEHVFPAAVHDCFAAVRWIADQARELGADPARIAVGGDSAGGNLSAAVTLLARDAGGPALVAQLLVYPNTDHLADTASRRENSDPLLFNDKSVQWYWDNYLATPEDGANPLASPLRAADLSGLPPALVVTAEYDPLRDEGEAYAQRLRDSGVAVRLTRYPGVPHGFFAMAGSLDAGRRAVQQAAGYLRDTFDNTDPRG; this is encoded by the coding sequence ATGGCATTCGACCCGCAGTTCCAAGCCCTTTACCAGGCCCGGGCGGCGCACGACGTCCGCCCGCTCTACACCATGACGCTCGACGAGGCCCGGGCCGCGGACCTGGCCGCGATCCAGGCCGACGCCGGGACCCCGGAACCGGTCGCCGAGGTCGTCGACCGGTTCTTCCCCGGGCCGCAGGGCCCGCTGCCGATCCGGATCTACCGGCCGACGCCGCCGGACGGCCAGGTCCCGGAGCAACTGCCGGTCCTGGTCTACTTCTTCGGCGGCGGCTGGACCCTCGGCAGCCTCGACACCGGCGACGCGATCTGCCGCAGCCTGACCAACGCGGTCGGCTGCCTGACCGTGGCCGTCGGCTACCGGCTCGCCCCCGAGCACGTCTTCCCCGCCGCGGTCCACGACTGCTTCGCCGCGGTGCGTTGGATCGCGGACCAGGCGCGGGAGTTGGGCGCCGATCCGGCGCGGATCGCGGTCGGCGGCGACAGCGCGGGCGGCAACCTGAGCGCGGCGGTCACCCTGCTGGCCCGGGACGCGGGCGGCCCGGCGCTGGTCGCGCAACTGCTGGTGTACCCCAACACCGACCACCTCGCGGACACCGCGTCCCGGCGGGAGAACAGCGACCCGCTGCTGTTCAACGACAAGTCCGTGCAGTGGTACTGGGACAACTACCTGGCCACGCCGGAGGACGGGGCGAACCCGCTGGCCTCCCCGCTGCGCGCGGCCGACCTGTCCGGACTGCCGCCCGCGCTGGTGGTCACCGCCGAGTACGACCCGCTGCGGGACGAGGGCGAGGCCTACGCGCAACGGCTGCGCGACAGCGGGGTGGCGGTGCGGCTGACCCGCTACCCCGGCGTGCCGCACGGCTTCTTCGCGATGGCGGGCAGCCTGGACGCGGGCCGCCGCGCGGTCCAGCAGGCCGCCGGGTACCTGCGCGACACCTTCGACAACACCGACCCGAGAGGCTGA
- a CDS encoding PLP-dependent aminotransferase family protein — MPATIPVTEPQALDRTELHGSLNDPLLDAMNFLNEAAGRFPEALSFGAGRPTEGSFEPEQLAGHLRSFTDHLEQERGWSRDRIRTALYQYGRTNGIIHDLIARTLVNDEGIEVPPEAVVVTTGAQEAMLVTLRALFARPEDTLLVSSPCYVGITGAARLLDIAVQPVPEGALGPDPEAVLAAVRTVRAAGGRPRALYLVPDFANPSGASMTVEARRGLLELAEQEDLLILEDNPYGFFVRDGSARPTLKSLDRGRRVLYFGSFAKTALPGARVGYVVADQEVTGPQGDRTLLADELSKIKSMTTVNTSAISQAVIGGMLVESGFRLREANAEAIAFYRASMDALLAELERHFPAERRAELGLDWNRPEGGFFLVVTVPFTADGKALERSARDHGVLWTAMSDFCIDGGGRNQIRLSCSTLTPDQIVEGVARLAGFIEQEAG, encoded by the coding sequence GTGCCGGCGACCATCCCCGTGACCGAGCCGCAGGCGCTCGACCGCACCGAGCTCCACGGTTCGCTCAACGATCCGCTGCTGGACGCCATGAACTTCCTCAACGAGGCCGCGGGGCGCTTCCCCGAGGCGCTGTCCTTCGGCGCCGGGCGGCCCACCGAGGGCTCCTTCGAACCCGAGCAACTCGCCGGTCACCTGCGGTCGTTCACCGACCACCTGGAGCAGGAGCGCGGCTGGAGCCGGGACCGGATCCGCACCGCGCTCTACCAGTACGGCCGCACCAACGGCATCATCCACGACCTGATCGCCCGCACCCTGGTCAACGACGAGGGCATCGAGGTGCCGCCGGAGGCGGTGGTGGTCACCACCGGCGCGCAGGAGGCGATGCTGGTGACCCTGCGCGCGCTGTTCGCCCGCCCGGAGGACACGCTGCTGGTCAGCTCGCCCTGCTACGTCGGGATCACCGGCGCGGCCCGGCTGCTGGACATAGCCGTCCAGCCGGTACCGGAGGGGGCACTCGGTCCGGACCCGGAGGCGGTCCTGGCGGCGGTGCGCACGGTCCGCGCGGCCGGCGGCCGACCGCGCGCGCTGTACCTGGTGCCGGACTTCGCCAACCCCTCGGGCGCGAGCATGACCGTCGAGGCCCGCCGGGGGCTGCTGGAACTCGCCGAGCAGGAGGACCTGCTGATCCTGGAGGACAACCCGTACGGCTTCTTCGTCCGCGACGGCTCGGCCCGGCCGACGCTGAAGTCCCTGGACCGCGGCCGCCGGGTGCTGTACTTCGGCTCCTTCGCCAAGACCGCGCTGCCGGGGGCGCGGGTCGGCTACGTGGTCGCCGACCAGGAGGTCACCGGCCCGCAGGGCGACCGCACGCTGCTCGCCGACGAGCTGTCGAAGATCAAGAGCATGACCACCGTGAACACCTCGGCGATCAGCCAGGCCGTCATCGGCGGCATGCTGGTCGAGTCCGGCTTCCGGCTGCGGGAGGCCAACGCCGAGGCCATCGCCTTCTACCGGGCCAGCATGGACGCGCTGCTGGCGGAGCTGGAACGGCACTTCCCGGCCGAGCGCCGGGCCGAACTCGGACTGGACTGGAACCGCCCGGAAGGCGGCTTCTTCCTGGTGGTGACCGTGCCCTTCACCGCCGACGGCAAGGCACTGGAGCGCTCCGCCCGGGACCACGGAGTGCTCTGGACGGCGATGTCCGACTTCTGCATCGACGGCGGCG